Proteins found in one Coleofasciculaceae cyanobacterium genomic segment:
- a CDS encoding DUF3318 domain-containing protein, translated as MNELRRLKTLLPPELQSWVIVEGSTEVNPPLVRSEEIGKDEIEIQIDLAKWDSLAIDQRNLLFWHEVARVQNDTIPKEGWEMAALAIGLGGAVGELWVQDGLLLLLALSLCGISGYRLWQKNSSEKTITEAIEADEKAIALATRFGYSLPNAYKSLGSALKTLIEMTPSRRKRKKYEERLQALRRSASKDKAKTQEGREAVGRRENRL; from the coding sequence ATTAATGAACTGCGTCGTTTGAAAACTTTGCTCCCCCCAGAACTTCAAAGCTGGGTGATTGTCGAAGGTTCAACCGAAGTCAACCCGCCTTTAGTACGTAGCGAAGAAATCGGCAAAGACGAGATCGAAATCCAGATCGATCTGGCTAAATGGGACAGTTTGGCGATCGATCAGCGTAATTTACTATTTTGGCATGAGGTAGCTAGGGTACAAAACGACACAATTCCCAAGGAAGGATGGGAAATGGCAGCTTTAGCGATCGGCTTAGGCGGTGCAGTCGGTGAACTATGGGTACAAGACGGCTTGCTGCTTTTATTAGCTCTATCCTTATGTGGAATCTCAGGCTATCGCCTGTGGCAGAAAAATAGTAGCGAAAAAACAATTACTGAAGCAATTGAAGCTGATGAAAAAGCGATCGCTCTAGCGACTCGTTTTGGTTATTCTTTACCCAATGCCTATAAAAGTCTTGGTAGCGCCTTGAAAACTTTAATTGAAATGACTCCTAGTCGTCGCAAAAGAAAAAAATACGAGGAACGGCTTCAAGCATTACGACGTAGTGCATCTAAGGACAAAGCTAAAACACAAGAAGGAAGAGAAGCGGTTGGTAGAAGAGAAAATCGCCTCTAA
- a CDS encoding undecaprenyl-diphosphate phosphatase has product MSGLDHTAVANSALLAQDAAVDAVGGVTQVNLFQAIVLGFVQGATEFIPISSTAHLKAVPVFFGWGDPGVSFSAVIQLGSIAAVISYFWSDLSQITTGMIKAIRYSNYQSQDFWLAVGISVGTIPILVIGLAIKILVPDFDNSPLRSMPSIAIVSIVMALLLALAEYVGNQKRNFADLTAKDGILIGLAQALAIIPGVSRSGSTMTAGLFNNIDRASAARFSFLLGIPAITIAGLVELKDFIDTGVSGSGFLPLIAGLISSAIFSYLAIAWLLEFLKRRSTWVFVWYRLGFGVFILAAVALGWIKG; this is encoded by the coding sequence TTGTCTGGACTAGACCATACTGCCGTAGCTAATAGCGCTCTTTTAGCTCAAGACGCAGCAGTAGATGCTGTAGGTGGAGTAACTCAAGTAAATTTATTTCAGGCGATCGTTCTGGGTTTTGTCCAGGGAGCAACAGAGTTTATTCCTATTAGCAGTACAGCCCACTTAAAAGCTGTTCCCGTATTTTTTGGCTGGGGCGATCCTGGAGTTTCCTTTTCGGCTGTAATTCAACTTGGTAGTATTGCTGCGGTTATCTCTTATTTTTGGTCAGATTTAAGTCAAATTACCACAGGGATGATTAAGGCAATTCGCTATTCTAATTATCAGTCCCAAGATTTTTGGTTAGCAGTGGGAATTAGTGTGGGAACAATTCCTATTTTAGTTATAGGTTTAGCTATTAAAATTTTAGTTCCCGATTTTGATAATTCTCCCCTCAGAAGTATGCCTTCAATTGCTATTGTTTCCATTGTGATGGCTTTATTGTTGGCTTTGGCAGAATATGTGGGTAATCAAAAACGTAATTTTGCAGATTTGACAGCAAAAGATGGCATTTTAATTGGTCTTGCTCAAGCCTTAGCAATTATACCTGGAGTATCTCGTTCTGGTTCAACAATGACTGCTGGTCTGTTTAACAATATCGATCGCGCCTCAGCAGCGAGGTTTTCTTTCTTGTTAGGGATTCCTGCCATTACGATCGCAGGATTAGTTGAATTAAAGGATTTCATTGATACGGGTGTAAGTGGTTCGGGATTTTTACCTTTGATTGCTGGGTTAATCTCTTCGGCAATTTTTTCTTATTTAGCGATCGCCTGGTTATTAGAATTTCTTAAAAGAAGAAGTACTTGGGTGTTTGTTTGGTATAGATTGGGCTTTGGGGTATTTATCTTAGCTGCTGTCGCTTTAGGATGGATAAAAGGTTAA
- a CDS encoding TIGR03279 family radical SAM protein produces the protein MTLATVQPAKISRVLPDSIAAEIGFEPGDAIVSINRTQPRDLIDYRFLCSDEYLELEVVDTAGEIHQIEIEKDYDEDLGLEFETALFDGLIQCNNHCPFCFIDQQPTGKRQSLYDKDDDYRLSFLYGSYLTLTNLTEKEWRRIEQMRLSPLFVSVHATEPDIRTRLLKNNRAGLIMSQLKWFQKRRLQIHAQVVICPGINDGVHLEKTLLDLASLHLGDLPAVVSAAVVPVGLTRFRPTEDELIAVNQAKAIEVIEQVQQLQKKFKQQFGSTFAWLADEWFLIARKNVPPESHYEDYPQIGNGVGSIRLFLKQFQAKAKEMLPKKIDRPRRFTWVVGNAVEQAFQPLVKQLNEVEGLEINLVALNSQYWGQEITVTGLLTGQDLLAGLPGKDLGDAILLPSLMLKHDDTKFLDDLTVADVSRQLAISIFPVSGVEELINQCIAR, from the coding sequence ATGACTTTAGCTACCGTTCAACCTGCCAAAATTAGTCGGGTGTTGCCAGATTCAATCGCCGCCGAGATTGGGTTTGAACCTGGTGATGCGATCGTTTCGATTAATCGTACTCAACCTCGTGACTTAATTGATTATCGTTTTCTCTGTAGTGATGAGTATTTGGAATTAGAAGTTGTGGATACTGCGGGAGAGATTCACCAAATCGAAATTGAAAAAGATTACGATGAGGATCTGGGTTTAGAATTTGAGACAGCTTTATTTGATGGGCTAATTCAGTGCAATAATCATTGTCCTTTCTGCTTTATCGATCAACAACCGACGGGTAAGCGGCAAAGCCTTTATGATAAAGATGATGATTATCGTCTTAGCTTTCTTTATGGTAGCTATCTGACTCTAACTAATCTTACCGAAAAAGAATGGCGACGAATCGAACAGATGCGGCTTTCTCCTTTATTTGTCTCGGTACACGCCACCGAACCAGATATCAGAACTCGCCTACTCAAGAATAATCGTGCTGGGTTAATCATGTCCCAGCTTAAGTGGTTTCAAAAGCGACGTTTACAAATACACGCTCAGGTAGTTATTTGTCCTGGCATTAATGACGGAGTACATTTAGAAAAAACTCTTTTAGATTTAGCCTCATTGCATCTAGGAGATCTTCCCGCCGTTGTCTCCGCAGCAGTTGTTCCTGTTGGCTTAACGCGGTTTCGACCAACCGAAGATGAATTAATTGCGGTCAACCAAGCCAAAGCGATCGAGGTAATTGAACAAGTACAGCAGCTACAAAAAAAGTTCAAACAACAGTTTGGCAGCACTTTTGCTTGGTTAGCCGATGAGTGGTTCTTGATTGCCAGAAAAAATGTTCCGCCAGAATCTCACTATGAAGACTATCCCCAGATTGGGAATGGTGTTGGTTCAATCCGCTTATTTCTCAAGCAGTTTCAGGCTAAAGCTAAAGAGATGTTACCCAAAAAGATCGATCGTCCTCGTCGCTTTACTTGGGTAGTGGGTAATGCTGTCGAACAGGCTTTTCAGCCTTTAGTCAAACAACTAAATGAGGTAGAAGGATTAGAAATTAATCTAGTGGCTTTAAATAGCCAATATTGGGGGCAGGAAATTACCGTCACCGGCTTGTTAACAGGACAAGATTTGCTTGCAGGTTTACCAGGAAAAGATTTAGGCGATGCTATTTTATTACCTTCGTTGATGCTGAAACACGATGATACTAAATTTCTCGATGATTTGACGGTAGCTGATGTCAGTCGTCAGTTGGCAATTTCCATCTTTCCTGTGAGTGGTGTTGAGGAATTAATTAATCAGTGTATTGCTCGATAA
- the dxs gene encoding 1-deoxy-D-xylulose-5-phosphate synthase, producing MHLSEITHPNQLHGLSIRQLEDVARQIREKHLQTVATIGGHLGPGLGVVELTIALYQTLDLDRDKVLWDVGHQAYPHKLLTGRYSKFDTLRQKDGVAGYLKRSENKFDHFGAGHASTSISGALGMALARDAKGEDFKCVAIIGDGALTGGMALEAINHAGHLPNTNLMVVLNDNEMSISPNVGAISRYLNKVRLSEPVQFLSDNLEEQFKQLPFFGESLTPEMERVKEGMKRLTVPKVGAVIEELGFKYFGPIDGHNLAELISTFKQAHKVPGPVLVHVATVKGKGYAIAEKDQVGYHAQSPFNLATGKGIPATKPKPPQYCKVFADTLTTLAENDAKIVGITAAMATGTGLDKLQSKLPKQYIDVGIAEQHAVTLAAGMACEGMKPVAAIYSTFLQRAYDQIIHDICIQKLPVFFCLDRAGIVGADGPTHQGMYDIAYLRCIPNIVVMAPKDEAELQRMLVTGVNYQDGAIAMRYPRGNGVGVPLMDEGWEPIEIGKGEILRHGDDLLLTGYGTQVYPAMQVAEILSEHGIEATVVNARFVKPLDTDLIVPLAKSIGKVVTLEEGCLMGGFGSAVIEALQEHQVLVPVKRFGVPDILVDHATPDQSKASLGLSSPQMAERILKTFFDSKDKEPSVVS from the coding sequence ATGCATTTAAGCGAAATAACTCACCCTAATCAGTTGCACGGTTTATCAATCCGACAACTAGAGGATGTTGCCCGCCAAATAAGAGAAAAACATTTACAAACGGTTGCTACCATCGGAGGTCATCTAGGTCCAGGATTAGGTGTCGTAGAATTAACGATCGCCCTATATCAAACTCTAGACTTAGACCGCGATAAAGTTCTTTGGGATGTAGGACATCAGGCATATCCTCATAAATTACTGACTGGCAGGTATAGCAAATTTGATACGCTGCGACAAAAAGATGGTGTCGCGGGCTATCTAAAAAGAAGTGAAAATAAGTTCGATCATTTTGGAGCGGGACACGCCTCTACCAGTATCTCTGGCGCCTTGGGTATGGCATTGGCGAGGGATGCTAAGGGAGAAGATTTTAAGTGTGTAGCGATTATTGGCGATGGTGCTTTGACTGGAGGCATGGCACTAGAAGCAATTAATCATGCAGGACATTTACCTAACACTAACTTAATGGTGGTGTTAAATGATAATGAAATGTCTATTTCGCCTAACGTGGGAGCAATTTCTCGCTATCTTAATAAAGTTCGTCTATCTGAACCCGTTCAATTTCTGTCCGATAACTTAGAAGAACAGTTTAAACAGCTACCTTTCTTTGGTGAATCTCTGACTCCTGAAATGGAACGAGTCAAAGAAGGAATGAAGCGTCTAACAGTTCCTAAAGTTGGTGCAGTAATTGAAGAATTAGGCTTTAAATATTTTGGGCCGATTGATGGTCACAATTTAGCAGAATTAATTTCTACCTTTAAACAGGCACATAAAGTTCCTGGCCCAGTATTGGTTCATGTAGCGACAGTTAAGGGTAAGGGATATGCGATCGCCGAAAAAGATCAGGTAGGCTATCATGCTCAAAGCCCATTTAATCTAGCCACAGGTAAAGGTATTCCCGCTACTAAACCTAAACCTCCTCAATACTGCAAAGTATTTGCCGATACTCTTACTACCCTGGCAGAAAACGATGCCAAAATTGTCGGTATTACCGCCGCTATGGCAACAGGTACGGGTTTAGATAAGCTGCAAAGCAAATTGCCTAAGCAGTATATTGATGTGGGTATTGCCGAACAACACGCGGTAACTCTGGCAGCGGGAATGGCTTGTGAAGGCATGAAACCCGTAGCAGCAATATATTCAACCTTCTTACAGCGAGCTTACGATCAAATCATTCATGATATCTGTATCCAAAAGCTACCTGTCTTCTTTTGCTTAGATCGGGCGGGAATCGTGGGTGCAGATGGACCAACTCACCAGGGAATGTATGATATTGCTTATCTGCGCTGTATTCCCAATATTGTAGTCATGGCTCCTAAAGATGAGGCCGAATTACAGCGAATGCTAGTCACAGGCGTTAACTACCAAGATGGTGCGATCGCCATGCGTTATCCTCGTGGCAATGGCGTTGGTGTACCACTAATGGATGAAGGTTGGGAACCAATTGAAATCGGCAAAGGAGAAATATTGCGTCATGGTGACGATTTGCTTTTAACGGGCTATGGAACTCAGGTATATCCTGCCATGCAGGTGGCAGAAATTCTCAGTGAACATGGTATCGAAGCAACAGTAGTTAATGCTCGCTTTGTTAAGCCTTTGGATACAGATTTAATAGTTCCTCTGGCCAAAAGTATAGGTAAGGTTGTAACCCTAGAAGAAGGCTGTCTCATGGGTGGTTTTGGTTCAGCTGTCATAGAAGCTTTACAAGAGCATCAGGTGCTTGTACCAGTAAAACGCTTTGGTGTACCAGATATACTGGTCGATCATGCTACTCCCGATCAATCAAAAGCTAGCTTGGGTTTAAGTAGTCCTCAGATGGCAGAGAGGATCCTGAAAACGTTCTTTGATAGTAAAGATAAAGAACCTTCCGTGGTTAGTTAA
- a CDS encoding cysteine synthase A, with protein MDVKNGFVATVGNTPLIRLNSFSEETGCEILGKAEFLNPGGSVKDRAALYIIEDAEKKGLLKPGGTVVEGTAGNTGIGLAHICNAKGYKCLIIIPETQSQEKIDTLRTLGAEVRLVPAVPYKNPNNYVKVSGRVAAELDNAIWANQFDNLANRQAHYETTGPEIWAQTDGKIDAWVTATGTGGTYAGVSIYLKEKNPDIRCILADPMGSGLYSYVKTGEINPEGNSITEGIGNSRITANMKGAPVDDAIQVDDHECIRVLYQLLNKEGLFMGGSVGINVGAILALAKQMGPGHTIVTILCDGGARYQSRIYNQEWLASKGLLPS; from the coding sequence ATGGATGTCAAAAATGGGTTTGTCGCCACGGTGGGGAACACCCCCTTAATTCGTCTCAACAGCTTTAGCGAAGAAACAGGCTGTGAGATATTGGGAAAAGCAGAATTTCTTAATCCTGGCGGTTCGGTAAAAGATCGGGCTGCCCTATATATCATCGAAGATGCGGAAAAAAAAGGATTGCTAAAACCAGGTGGCACAGTAGTCGAAGGAACAGCAGGTAATACGGGTATCGGTTTAGCTCATATCTGCAATGCTAAAGGTTATAAATGTCTAATTATCATTCCCGAAACCCAATCTCAAGAGAAAATCGATACCTTAAGGACTTTAGGAGCAGAAGTACGTCTTGTCCCCGCAGTACCTTATAAAAATCCCAACAATTATGTCAAAGTATCGGGACGGGTGGCAGCAGAATTAGATAACGCTATTTGGGCAAACCAGTTTGACAATTTGGCTAACCGACAGGCACACTACGAGACTACGGGTCCAGAAATCTGGGCGCAAACCGATGGTAAGATTGACGCTTGGGTAACTGCCACGGGTACAGGTGGAACTTACGCAGGAGTATCAATATATCTCAAAGAAAAAAATCCTGATATTCGCTGTATACTTGCCGATCCTATGGGTAGCGGTCTTTATAGCTACGTCAAGACAGGAGAAATAAACCCTGAAGGAAATTCAATTACCGAAGGTATTGGCAATAGTCGAATTACAGCTAATATGAAAGGTGCGCCCGTCGATGATGCAATTCAAGTTGATGACCATGAATGTATCCGCGTCCTTTATCAGCTACTGAATAAAGAGGGTTTGTTTATGGGTGGCTCGGTAGGTATCAATGTTGGTGCAATATTAGCTTTGGCTAAACAGATGGGTCCTGGTCATACCATAGTGACTATCTTATGCGATGGCGGGGCGAGATATCAATCTCGAATCTATAATCAAGAATGGTTAGCAAGTAAAGGTTTGTTGCCAAGTTAA
- a CDS encoding AI-2E family transporter, with protein MNNKRISISLSNIILLVILPLLLILLWQLRSLIVVLMISIVLAATLAPIVKATQKAGLPRLLAVLIVYAGLIGTLTGFGLIIGPTVVEQIQSLIGRFPGYLEALRSLLSELILRFNLSETGAPDIINQLLDVQGLISWAIRSSQQLVVRSYSVTRGIIGSVFSALLALLLSAYMLSASKQLLEDIISLFPDPWNKQLAAQIKPVATRMGGYIQGRIVVSGILGIVISLSLSFLGLSELALGLGVIAGFTNLIPFFGPILGAIPALIVATAQGGLTFVWVLLLFIVVQNLETYVLDPLLVGNSVKVPPLYQLLAVLGGAQVLGIIGALIVPPWVAGIGVLLENLYLKPKLIAEGHHDLASKT; from the coding sequence ATGAACAATAAACGGATTTCAATCTCCCTGAGCAATATTATCCTACTGGTTATTCTTCCTCTACTCTTGATTCTTTTGTGGCAGTTAAGAAGCTTGATCGTAGTATTAATGATTTCTATAGTACTTGCTGCAACTTTAGCGCCGATAGTAAAAGCGACGCAAAAGGCTGGACTGCCTAGATTATTAGCTGTTTTAATCGTTTACGCGGGTTTAATCGGTACTTTAACAGGTTTTGGACTAATTATCGGACCAACGGTTGTCGAGCAAATTCAAAGCTTAATTGGCAGGTTTCCTGGTTATTTAGAAGCATTGCGATCGCTTTTATCTGAATTGATTCTGCGCTTTAACTTGAGCGAAACAGGCGCACCAGACATTATCAATCAATTATTAGACGTGCAAGGATTAATCTCGTGGGCAATTCGTTCGAGTCAGCAGCTAGTAGTTCGTTCCTACAGCGTCACCAGAGGCATTATCGGTAGCGTTTTCAGTGCTTTGTTGGCTTTATTGCTTTCGGCTTATATGCTCTCAGCTTCCAAACAATTACTAGAAGATATTATCAGTCTTTTCCCCGATCCTTGGAATAAGCAGTTAGCCGCACAAATTAAACCCGTAGCAACAAGAATGGGAGGCTATATTCAAGGCAGAATTGTAGTTTCAGGAATTTTGGGGATAGTGATCAGCCTTAGCCTTAGTTTTTTGGGCTTATCCGAGTTAGCGTTAGGTTTGGGAGTCATTGCCGGGTTTACTAACTTAATTCCTTTTTTTGGTCCAATTTTGGGGGCAATTCCTGCTTTAATCGTCGCTACTGCTCAGGGTGGACTTACCTTCGTTTGGGTGTTGCTATTATTTATCGTTGTTCAAAATTTAGAAACCTATGTCTTAGATCCTTTATTAGTCGGCAACTCAGTTAAAGTTCCTCCTCTCTATCAATTATTGGCTGTTCTGGGTGGCGCACAGGTATTAGGCATTATTGGCGCATTAATTGTCCCTCCCTGGGTAGCGGGAATCGGAGTGCTGCTAGAGAATCTTTATCTCAAACCCAAGTTAATCGCCGAAGGACATCATGATTTAGCTTCCAAGACGTAG
- a CDS encoding MBL fold metallo-hydrolase gives MINLTYLDSNSWLIEIDGNRILLDPWLVGDLIFSNQAWLFKSHKNNLHSIPENIDLILLSQGLEDHAHPPTLTKLDHNLPVVASPNAAKVVKDLGYTNVTALKHGEVFRLGEQIEIQAVPGSPIGPTLVENGYIIKGLASGKNIYYEPHGNHSDGLNEIAPIDVIITPLISLKLPLVGAVIKGQEAALKVCKQLNPQVILSTAAGGDVDSEGMLAPIIKADGDVEKFNRLLQQNNLPIKAIDPQSGETIELSLV, from the coding sequence ATGATCAATCTTACTTATTTAGATAGCAATTCCTGGCTCATAGAAATTGACGGCAACCGAATCTTGCTCGATCCCTGGCTAGTAGGAGATTTAATCTTCAGCAATCAAGCTTGGTTGTTTAAAAGTCATAAAAACAATCTTCACTCAATTCCCGAAAATATCGACCTAATTCTTCTTTCCCAAGGATTAGAAGATCATGCTCATCCCCCCACTCTCACAAAATTAGACCATAATCTTCCTGTTGTAGCATCTCCTAACGCAGCCAAAGTAGTCAAAGACTTAGGCTATACCAACGTTACTGCCTTAAAGCATGGAGAAGTTTTTCGCCTAGGAGAACAGATAGAGATCCAGGCTGTTCCAGGTTCGCCAATTGGACCAACATTGGTAGAAAATGGCTACATTATTAAAGGTTTAGCATCAGGCAAAAACATCTATTATGAACCTCATGGTAATCATTCAGATGGTCTAAATGAAATAGCACCAATTGATGTAATTATTACCCCACTGATCAGCCTGAAACTACCATTAGTAGGAGCGGTAATTAAAGGTCAAGAAGCAGCTTTAAAGGTCTGTAAACAGCTAAATCCTCAAGTAATTTTGTCTACCGCAGCAGGAGGAGACGTGGATTCTGAGGGGATGCTAGCGCCGATCATCAAAGCAGATGGTGATGTCGAAAAATTCAATCGTCTTTTGCAGCAAAACAATCTCCCTATCAAAGCAATCGATCCTCAATCGGGAGAGACAATTGAACTATCTTTGGTTTGA
- the pstB gene encoding phosphate ABC transporter ATP-binding protein PstB: MIYDQQTAKQTETVLQAENVNVYYGDFLAVKGIYLDVPKNKVTAFIGPSGCGKSTLLRCYNRLNDLIPIFRLEGLVTYHNQNLYGKDIDPVQVRRKVGMVFQRPNPFPKSIYDNIAFGAKINGFKGNMDELVERSLRSAALWDEVKDKLKQSGLALSGGQQQRLCIARTIALQPDVVLMDEPCSALDPISTLKVEELIHQLKKNYTIVIVTHNMQQASRVADYTGFFNVTEVEGGNRQGYLAEFAPTEQIFQNPQEEATQQYVSGRFG, encoded by the coding sequence ATGATTTACGACCAACAGACTGCTAAACAGACTGAGACAGTTCTGCAAGCGGAAAATGTCAATGTGTATTATGGCGATTTTTTAGCAGTAAAAGGTATTTATTTAGATGTACCTAAAAATAAAGTTACTGCTTTTATTGGTCCTTCTGGCTGTGGAAAAAGCACTCTGTTGCGCTGTTATAACCGTCTTAACGATCTAATTCCTATTTTCCGTTTAGAAGGATTGGTCACTTATCATAATCAAAATTTATACGGAAAAGACATCGATCCAGTTCAGGTACGTCGCAAAGTGGGGATGGTTTTTCAAAGACCAAATCCTTTCCCAAAATCCATCTATGACAATATTGCTTTTGGCGCAAAAATCAACGGCTTTAAGGGCAACATGGATGAGCTAGTAGAGCGATCGCTTCGTAGTGCAGCACTGTGGGATGAGGTTAAAGATAAACTCAAGCAGAGTGGTTTAGCTTTGAGTGGTGGACAACAGCAAAGATTATGTATTGCTAGAACTATTGCCCTCCAGCCTGACGTAGTATTAATGGATGAACCCTGTTCGGCTTTAGATCCGATCTCCACTCTTAAGGTAGAAGAACTAATACACCAGTTGAAGAAAAATTATACGATCGTGATCGTGACTCATAATATGCAGCAGGCATCACGGGTAGCAGATTATACTGGATTTTTCAACGTCACTGAGGTAGAGGGAGGAAATCGTCAGGGCTATTTAGCGGAATTTGCCCCAACCGAGCAAATTTTCCAAAATCCTCAAGAGGAAGCAACTCAGCAGTATGTAAGTGGTCGCTTTGGTTAA
- the psb27 gene encoding photosystem II protein Psb27 — protein MFSKKYLSRILALVLIVAISLMGCSSNPSGLSGNYRQDTIAVLDNLRTAIDLPDDAANKKEVVTLARRQISDYASRYRRNSNTSGLRSFTTMQTALNAIAGYYSSYGNRPVPEKLRKRLDQEFKLVEISLKRNA, from the coding sequence ATGTTTTCCAAAAAATACTTATCTCGCATACTGGCTCTAGTTTTAATAGTTGCTATCAGCTTAATGGGCTGTAGTTCCAATCCTTCTGGATTGTCGGGAAATTATCGCCAAGATACAATAGCCGTACTAGACAATCTAAGAACGGCTATTGACTTACCTGATGACGCTGCTAACAAAAAAGAAGTAGTTACTTTAGCGCGCCGACAAATTAGCGATTATGCTTCTCGGTATCGTCGCAACTCCAATACTTCAGGTCTACGTTCTTTCACTACTATGCAAACCGCATTAAATGCGATCGCTGGTTACTATAGTTCTTACGGCAATCGTCCCGTACCAGAAAAGCTCAGAAAGCGTTTAGACCAAGAGTTTAAGTTAGTAGAAATCTCTTTAAAACGAAACGCATAG
- the lpxB gene encoding lipid-A-disaccharide synthase, which produces MKIFISTGEVSGDLQGAMLVKALYKAAADRHFDLEIAGLGGDRMKEAGANILANTAAIGSMGFIEAIPFILPTIKIQNLTKKYLKKNSPDILVLIDYPAANLALASYVKKHSQIPVIYYIAPQDWAVPMLNNVPKIAKFVDKLLAIFPQEYEYFKQKNIDTVWIGHPLLDRMQQAPDQNQARLNLRLEPDRKIITILPASRQQEIKYLLPVMCEAAQQISQQICDVTFLIPASLPSYRPAISAAIKKYHLPAKIIDGKTLDAIASADLAIAKSGTVNLEIALLNIPQVVIYRIHPLTAWIGRRLGFSVPLMSPPNLIVNRKIIPELQQEAVTADNITTAAIALLSNSKTKQEINAGYQQMRSLLGSVGVGDRAAHEIINLANKKSP; this is translated from the coding sequence ATGAAAATTTTTATCAGTACAGGAGAAGTTTCAGGAGACTTGCAGGGAGCAATGCTAGTCAAAGCTCTGTATAAAGCTGCTGCCGATCGCCATTTTGATTTAGAAATTGCTGGTTTGGGTGGCGATCGCATGAAAGAAGCGGGAGCAAATATTCTAGCTAATACGGCAGCGATCGGCTCAATGGGCTTTATCGAAGCGATACCATTTATTCTGCCAACCATCAAAATTCAGAATTTAACTAAAAAATACCTGAAAAAAAATTCTCCCGATATTTTAGTTTTGATTGATTATCCTGCTGCCAATTTAGCCTTGGCTAGCTATGTCAAAAAACATTCTCAAATCCCAGTGATTTACTATATTGCCCCTCAAGATTGGGCAGTACCGATGTTAAACAATGTCCCTAAAATTGCTAAGTTTGTGGACAAATTACTGGCAATTTTCCCCCAAGAATATGAGTATTTTAAGCAGAAAAATATTGATACTGTTTGGATCGGACATCCCTTACTAGATCGGATGCAGCAAGCCCCCGATCAAAATCAGGCACGACTAAATTTAAGGCTTGAACCAGATCGCAAAATTATCACTATATTACCCGCTTCTCGTCAGCAAGAAATCAAGTATCTTTTGCCTGTAATGTGTGAAGCAGCACAGCAGATTTCGCAGCAAATTTGCGACGTCACGTTTTTGATTCCTGCATCCTTACCTAGCTATCGCCCAGCAATCAGCGCAGCCATCAAGAAATATCATCTACCTGCGAAAATTATTGATGGCAAAACTCTTGATGCGATCGCTTCAGCGGATCTGGCAATTGCTAAATCAGGCACAGTTAATCTAGAAATTGCCTTATTAAACATTCCCCAGGTGGTTATCTATCGAATCCATCCTCTTACTGCCTGGATTGGACGTAGGCTAGGCTTTTCCGTACCTTTGATGTCTCCACCAAATTTGATTGTTAACCGCAAAATAATCCCTGAATTGCAGCAAGAAGCGGTTACTGCCGATAACATTACTACCGCGGCGATCGCGCTATTATCTAACTCTAAAACCAAGCAAGAAATTAACGCAGGCTATCAACAAATGCGATCGCTTTTAGGTTCGGTGGGTGTTGGCGATCGCGCTGCCCATGAAATCATTAATCTAGCTAATAAAAAATCCCCCTAA
- a CDS encoding DUF202 domain-containing protein translates to MTNNKPSINTELAKERNRAAAERTLMAWIRTCLSLISFGFGVDRIVTALQQSVIYDYIDDPPHLTRILGLSFIGIGTCAIILAALEHRQELYHIQHENYRYKSRSSLAFVVAVSIFFTGLFAFVGIVIKSYTG, encoded by the coding sequence ATGACTAATAATAAGCCAAGTATCAATACAGAGTTAGCTAAAGAACGTAATCGTGCTGCTGCTGAACGTACTTTGATGGCTTGGATACGTACCTGTTTGTCCCTGATTAGTTTTGGCTTTGGGGTCGATCGCATAGTTACAGCACTGCAACAATCAGTAATCTATGACTATATCGACGATCCGCCACATTTGACTCGAATTTTGGGTCTTTCTTTTATTGGTATTGGTACTTGTGCAATTATTTTAGCTGCTCTAGAACATCGTCAAGAGTTATATCATATTCAGCATGAAAATTATCGCTATAAATCTCGTTCTTCTTTAGCCTTTGTAGTTGCCGTGTCGATATTTTTTACAGGATTGTTTGCTTTTGTAGGTATTGTAATTAAGTCTTATACTGGTTAG